One segment of Gaiella occulta DNA contains the following:
- the mrdA gene encoding penicillin-binding protein 2, giving the protein MSSTTPYGERRNASPRFLPPDPSVAAPYRLTPGLAVRVGVLGAVAIAVFAVLFIRLWSLQVLSGDRYLNAAQNNQLRTIRVEAPRGPILDAGGKVIVGNVPGTAVKLWVGDMPKKVGRYAMIKRLASVLDVPVDRLAREVDDRRVDPLTPITVKTAVHEDQVNYLFEHQSEFPGVQVQQTYLRDYPYQSLGAQVLGYIGEISPDELERTRRQKLDYRGGDKIGKAGIEATYDEYLRGKPGAAQIRVDSLGRPQSALEPRTVASPGNAVRLTIDIGLQRAAERALRYGVALARRNKSYNANGGAIVALDARDGAVRAMASYPTYKPSVYVGRIDPQKIAPLVDDAAAKRANFPGLNRVIQVAYPPGSTWKPVTALAAMQEHLLSPYASIQCTPTATYGKDKFKFKNWNPNVNKPMTLAEALATSCDTYFYTVGNRFYEQGGAFRSRLQEWATKFGFGQPTGLDIGNETRDTIVPTPAWRRQHFKTAWDRAWNPGDSIQLAVGQKDVTVTPLQMARFYAMIANGGKLVTPYLVSGVEQPGANGQPPVTLKQFTPDPPRDAGVDPGALQAVRDGLYAATHTKDGTSSGVFGAFPVPIAGKTGTAEKVVNLPGYPPGHIEDQSWWCGYGPADNARLVVCAVIENGGFGSSAAAPAALKVFEKYFRVKSGAQLLVNVD; this is encoded by the coding sequence GTGAGCTCCACCACGCCCTACGGTGAGCGGCGCAACGCGTCCCCGCGCTTCCTTCCCCCCGACCCGTCGGTGGCGGCGCCCTACCGGCTCACGCCCGGACTGGCGGTACGCGTCGGCGTGCTCGGCGCGGTGGCGATCGCGGTGTTCGCCGTCCTGTTCATCCGCCTGTGGTCGCTGCAGGTGCTCTCGGGCGACCGGTACCTGAACGCGGCGCAGAACAACCAGCTGCGCACGATCCGGGTGGAGGCGCCGCGCGGTCCCATCCTCGACGCGGGCGGCAAGGTGATCGTCGGCAACGTCCCCGGCACCGCCGTGAAGCTCTGGGTCGGCGACATGCCGAAGAAGGTCGGCCGCTACGCGATGATCAAGCGGCTCGCGTCCGTGCTCGACGTCCCCGTCGACCGCCTCGCCAGGGAAGTCGACGACCGCCGGGTCGACCCGCTCACGCCGATCACCGTCAAGACGGCGGTGCACGAGGACCAGGTCAACTACCTGTTCGAGCACCAGTCCGAGTTCCCGGGCGTGCAGGTCCAGCAGACGTATCTGCGCGACTACCCGTACCAGTCGCTCGGCGCGCAGGTGCTCGGCTACATCGGCGAGATCTCTCCCGACGAGCTCGAGCGCACGCGGCGGCAGAAGCTCGACTACCGGGGCGGCGACAAGATCGGCAAGGCGGGCATCGAGGCGACCTACGACGAGTACCTCCGCGGCAAGCCCGGCGCCGCGCAGATCCGCGTCGACTCGCTCGGGCGCCCGCAGAGCGCGCTCGAGCCGCGCACGGTCGCAAGCCCCGGCAATGCCGTGCGTCTGACGATCGACATCGGCCTGCAGCGCGCAGCCGAGCGCGCCCTGCGCTACGGCGTCGCGCTCGCGCGCCGGAACAAGTCCTACAACGCGAACGGCGGCGCCATCGTCGCCCTCGACGCCCGCGACGGAGCCGTGCGCGCGATGGCCTCCTATCCCACGTACAAGCCGTCCGTCTACGTCGGTCGCATCGACCCCCAGAAGATCGCCCCGCTCGTCGACGACGCGGCCGCGAAGCGGGCGAACTTCCCGGGTCTCAACCGGGTCATCCAGGTCGCCTACCCGCCGGGCTCGACGTGGAAGCCGGTGACCGCGCTCGCCGCCATGCAGGAACACCTCCTGTCCCCGTACGCATCGATCCAGTGCACGCCCACGGCGACCTACGGCAAGGACAAGTTCAAGTTCAAGAACTGGAACCCGAACGTGAACAAGCCGATGACGCTGGCGGAAGCGCTCGCCACGTCGTGCGACACGTACTTCTACACCGTCGGCAACCGCTTCTACGAGCAGGGAGGTGCGTTCCGCTCGCGCCTGCAGGAGTGGGCCACGAAGTTCGGCTTCGGACAGCCGACCGGGCTCGACATCGGCAACGAGACGCGCGACACGATCGTGCCGACGCCGGCCTGGCGCAGGCAGCACTTCAAGACGGCGTGGGACCGGGCCTGGAACCCCGGCGACTCGATCCAGCTCGCGGTCGGGCAGAAGGACGTCACCGTGACGCCGCTGCAGATGGCGCGCTTCTACGCGATGATCGCGAACGGCGGCAAGCTGGTCACCCCCTATCTCGTCTCGGGCGTGGAGCAACCCGGCGCGAACGGCCAGCCGCCCGTGACGCTGAAGCAGTTCACGCCCGATCCGCCGCGGGACGCGGGGGTCGATCCCGGCGCGCTGCAGGCCGTACGCGACGGACTCTACGCCGCCACGCACACGAAGGACGGCACGTCGTCCGGCGTCTTCGGCGCCTTCCCCGTCCCGATCGCGGGCAAGACGGGAACCGCCGAGAAGGTCGTCAACCTGCCGGGATACCCGCCCGGGCACATCGAGGACCAGTCATGGTGGTGCGGCTACGGCCCCGCCGACAACGCGCGGCTCGTCGTCTGCGCCGTGATCGAGAACGGCGGTTTCGGGTCGTCCGCCGCGGCGCCGGCCGCGCTGAAGGTGTTCGAGAAATACTTCAGGGTCAAGAGCGGCGCGCAGCTCCTGGTGAACGTCGATTGA
- a CDS encoding FtsW/RodA/SpoVE family cell cycle protein, with protein MTLRPRTADASDLGAALRRLDWLLLLAVFVLVGYGLWAISGITRFDVAGDPGYFVRRQAIAAALGLAGMVAAVVVPVDLYRRHWRAVYGATIGVMVFVFAVAEAVRGSKRWIDLGPFQFQPSEFGKLFFVLAIAGFLVGRGTRIGGLRTVMSAIGLGAGPMLLVFLQPDLGTALVYGAALGAVLFVSGVRWVHLSMLAVSGVLLVASVLWLLPAAGVEVLKPYQTARLTGFTNPDSDPGGLTYNVTQSITSVGAGGLSGRGVEGASQTRLDYLPEHATDFVFASFGEQRGFLGTSILLLLYLLVVWRGLRVITVAGDLYGAVVAGGIVFAFLFQVFVNVGMTMGIAPVTGIPLPFVTVGGSSMVANLLAVGVLQAIHARGRLAGAR; from the coding sequence GTGACGCTGCGGCCGCGCACGGCCGATGCGTCCGATCTGGGTGCGGCGCTGCGCCGGCTCGACTGGCTGCTGCTGCTCGCCGTCTTCGTGCTGGTCGGCTACGGGCTGTGGGCGATCTCGGGGATCACGCGCTTCGACGTCGCGGGTGATCCCGGCTACTTCGTAAGGAGGCAGGCGATCGCGGCAGCGCTCGGTCTCGCGGGGATGGTCGCCGCCGTCGTCGTCCCCGTCGACCTCTACCGCCGGCACTGGCGCGCCGTCTACGGCGCCACGATCGGCGTGATGGTGTTCGTGTTCGCCGTGGCCGAGGCCGTGCGCGGATCGAAACGCTGGATCGATCTGGGGCCGTTCCAGTTCCAGCCCTCCGAGTTCGGCAAGCTCTTCTTCGTGCTCGCGATCGCCGGCTTCCTCGTCGGGAGGGGAACGAGAATCGGGGGGCTTCGCACCGTGATGAGCGCGATCGGCCTGGGCGCCGGGCCGATGCTGCTCGTCTTCCTGCAGCCCGACCTCGGCACCGCGCTCGTCTACGGCGCCGCGCTCGGGGCCGTGCTGTTCGTCTCCGGCGTGCGCTGGGTCCATCTCAGCATGCTCGCCGTCTCGGGCGTCCTTCTCGTCGCGAGCGTGCTCTGGCTGCTGCCGGCGGCAGGGGTCGAGGTGCTGAAGCCGTATCAGACGGCGCGCCTGACCGGGTTCACGAACCCCGACAGCGACCCCGGTGGGCTCACCTACAACGTCACCCAGTCGATCACCTCGGTCGGGGCGGGCGGGCTCTCCGGTCGCGGCGTCGAGGGTGCGAGCCAGACCCGGCTCGACTATCTCCCCGAACATGCGACGGACTTCGTGTTCGCCTCGTTCGGCGAGCAGCGCGGCTTCCTGGGGACGTCGATCCTGCTGCTGCTCTACCTGCTCGTCGTCTGGCGCGGGCTGCGTGTGATCACGGTCGCGGGGGATCTCTACGGTGCCGTCGTCGCCGGCGGCATCGTGTTCGCGTTCCTGTTCCAGGTCTTCGTCAACGTCGGCATGACCATGGGCATCGCGCCCGTGACCGGCATCCCGCTGCCGTTCGTCACCGTGGGCGGGTCGTCGATGGTCGCGAACCTGCTCGCGGTCGGCGTGCTGCAGGCGATCCACGCCCGCGGCAGGCTCGCCGGTGCCCGCTGA